One Campylobacter concisus DNA window includes the following coding sequences:
- a CDS encoding tRNA 2-selenouridine synthase has translation MKFVAIILLLLTSIFLIACSANQASNNINNSEIKELGKKYGGVYIFNKKFYEEIEKREKERSLYMKDFFKNNKRNFKRDDLAIMDKKLPQILSNGKPYYTDKGDYSRKFKKQPKIAQGYSNRVKEFIGQENFNKYPPSINTEYFYINDNDEAIPITMGVSYSYKVTNYGLYGDEGRGFRLKDTETRYVIDNNKFYLEK, from the coding sequence ATGAAATTTGTTGCAATTATACTTCTACTACTAACAAGTATATTTTTAATAGCTTGCTCTGCAAATCAAGCAAGCAATAATATAAACAACTCTGAAATAAAAGAGCTTGGTAAAAAATATGGAGGGGTTTATATATTTAATAAGAAATTCTATGAGGAAATAGAAAAAAGAGAAAAGGAAAGAAGTTTGTATATGAAGGATTTTTTTAAGAATAATAAAAGAAATTTTAAAAGAGATGATCTAGCTATTATGGATAAAAAACTCCCACAAATTCTTTCAAACGGCAAGCCATACTATACAGACAAGGGCGACTATTCTAGAAAATTTAAAAAACAGCCAAAGATAGCTCAAGGCTATAGCAATAGAGTAAAAGAATTTATAGGACAAGAGAATTTTAATAAATATCCACCTAGTATAAATACCGAATATTTTTATATCAACGATAACGATGAAGCTATACCTATAACAATGGGAGTTTCTTATAGCTATAAAGTAACCAACTATGGATTATATGGTGATGAGGGTAGAGGTTTTAGACTAAAAGATACTGAAACTAGATATGTCATAGATAATAATAAATTCTATTTAGAGAAATAA
- a CDS encoding tRNA 2-selenouridine synthase: MKFIGIILLLLTSIFLIACSAKENLSTLNDKYGGIYIFDKKFYEEIEKREAERKELRKNTKGKDLGGGLYAVNTKIVDEKIPQILSNGKRYYVNKRQYEIDFKKAPKAPESYKERIKNVIGRENLDKIPGIGLGIFYTDNNGNITPITMYIQYSEKNKKYGLFGDEGRGFSLSRDQFEYYKVKNKFYMQDLEK, translated from the coding sequence ATGAAATTTATAGGCATTATACTTCTACTACTAACAAGCATATTTTTAATAGCTTGCTCTGCAAAAGAAAATCTGAGTACTCTTAATGACAAATATGGTGGAATTTATATATTTGATAAAAAATTCTACGAAGAGATAGAAAAAAGAGAAGCCGAAAGAAAAGAGCTAAGAAAGAATACAAAGGGAAAAGATTTAGGTGGCGGTCTATATGCTGTCAATACAAAAATTGTTGATGAAAAAATCCCTCAGATCCTCTCTAATGGAAAGCGATATTATGTTAATAAGAGACAATATGAAATAGATTTTAAAAAAGCACCAAAGGCCCCTGAAAGTTATAAAGAAAGAATTAAAAATGTAATAGGTAGAGAAAATCTAGACAAAATACCAGGTATTGGACTGGGTATATTTTATACAGATAATAATGGAAATATAACGCCAATTACAATGTATATTCAATATTCTGAAAAAAATAAAAAATATGGATTATTTGGAGATGAGGGTAGAGGATTTTCATTATCAAGGGATCAATTTGAATATTATAAAGTTAAGAATAAATTTTATATGCAAGATTTAGAAAAATAG
- a CDS encoding thioredoxin reductase, translating to MKKIAFIIIALLAVGLLLIINKGNLQDKGNLMDNTNTYTVIAPNGDKIEFDKKTNLIASKNAKNNTARLGEKSRMVLEARSILDSSPYKNYKPLYYNPKPNSLGQTDYLSFKPWLDISYKPSSTKISPWTKSEKAYYESLKDKRDRYIYLVKRSNLKCTMIDIPDDAIGRVDSNGKLTKPEYAEIYDEVNAHKGTLKSELFAAEWNICAGVLGSTVGFSGGVGLGYAGFKARAYQSMFLSAQLGQDGALEALADMFQYSTYLVGLNKNLQMAEEFRRLAKNPPLDECGMMPYLDEIVGSYFVMDFNRNLTVVEPNGSMHTHLRKLVEDEGKLLDPRDLDANETTREEFTKYVKDNIDGSGQDFNGGFPGTWDDRAVSLYIDSTLLEAKIMSLTPPEGYPNAPYYNTPEELTRLYEAGKLDKKLNPLTPVMYRDSFPEDIRQKILSYAKEHNIKD from the coding sequence ATGAAGAAGATTGCATTTATCATCATAGCTCTTTTAGCAGTAGGATTACTATTAATAATAAACAAAGGAAATTTACAAGATAAAGGAAATTTAATGGATAACACTAATACATATACGGTTATAGCTCCAAATGGGGATAAGATAGAATTTGACAAAAAAACAAATTTAATAGCTTCTAAAAATGCAAAAAATAATACGGCACGCTTGGGAGAAAAATCTCGGATGGTTCTTGAAGCCCGCTCCATCCTAGACTCATCTCCATATAAAAACTATAAACCACTATACTATAACCCTAAACCAAATTCTCTAGGTCAAACAGACTATCTATCTTTTAAACCATGGCTAGACATTAGCTATAAACCAAGCTCTACTAAAATATCACCTTGGACTAAATCAGAAAAAGCCTACTATGAAAGTTTAAAAGATAAGAGAGATAGATATATCTATCTAGTAAAAAGAAGTAACCTAAAATGTACTATGATAGATATCCCAGATGATGCCATAGGAAGAGTAGATAGTAATGGCAAACTAACTAAACCAGAGTATGCTGAAATTTATGATGAAGTAAATGCTCATAAAGGCACATTAAAATCAGAACTATTTGCAGCAGAGTGGAATATATGTGCTGGAGTATTAGGAAGCACTGTTGGATTTTCAGGAGGAGTTGGATTAGGTTATGCGGGGTTTAAAGCAAGAGCATATCAATCAATGTTTCTATCAGCGCAGCTTGGTCAAGACGGAGCCTTAGAGGCATTAGCTGACATGTTTCAATACTCTACCTATCTAGTAGGTCTAAATAAAAATTTACAAATGGCTGAAGAGTTTAGAAGACTGGCTAAAAATCCCCCACTAGATGAATGTGGCATGATGCCTTATCTTGATGAGATAGTAGGGAGCTACTTCGTGATGGATTTTAATAGAAATTTAACCGTAGTTGAGCCAAATGGTTCAATGCACACTCATCTAAGAAAATTAGTAGAAGATGAAGGCAAACTACTAGACCCTAGAGACCTTGACGCAAATGAGACTACAAGGGAAGAATTTACAAAATACGTTAAAGACAATATTGATGGAAGCGGTCAAGACTTTAATGGTGGTTTTCCTGGCACTTGGGACGATAGAGCCGTTTCTCTCTACATCGACTCTACCCTCCTAGAAGCCAAAATAATGTCCCTAACCCCACCAGAGGGATATCCAAATGCACCATACTACAACACACCAGAAGAGCTAACAAGACTATATGAGGCTGGTAAATTAGATAAAAAATTAAATCCTCTAACACCAGTAATGTATAGAGATAGCTTCCCAGAAGATATTAGGCAAAAGATCCTAAGCTATGCTAAAGAGCATAATATAAAGGATTAA
- a CDS encoding 3-deoxy-D-arabinoheptulosonate-7-phosphate synthase, translated as MGIALFTGIVELWKTSYDQLEENYNEIMHTRYKYNFNEAFALNNISYKPMSLYEAYDKNSTNSYCYYPVMIYQNYISLNLNRLFLGANISSGGLDYNSFMYYDIDHKKNKLSFNLASKLALNNLSTYLCLDELRGAGNEIDARYFKYARSKYAISDVDINLLDTDVEEEKEVYEIYKQSSLANVASGKPKYPIDSYQKAAVIIDKLKRGIFNTEDNDNSHSNLSRDLVEALDTIGNNNIKGIYVGCKENDSKDGNFNGKTIPPRLVGRLATTIVMEDGLYIG; from the coding sequence ATGGGAATAGCTTTATTTACTGGTATAGTAGAACTTTGGAAAACATCTTATGATCAACTAGAAGAGAACTACAACGAGATAATGCACACAAGATATAAGTATAATTTCAATGAAGCCTTTGCGCTAAATAACATATCTTATAAACCTATGTCACTATATGAAGCCTATGATAAAAATAGTACAAATAGCTATTGCTACTATCCAGTAATGATCTATCAAAACTATATAAGCCTAAATTTAAATAGACTATTTCTAGGAGCTAATATAAGTAGTGGAGGACTAGACTATAACTCTTTTATGTACTACGACATAGACCACAAGAAAAACAAACTATCTTTTAACCTAGCTTCTAAACTAGCACTAAATAACCTTAGTACCTATCTATGCTTAGATGAGCTAAGAGGAGCTGGTAATGAGATAGATGCAAGATATTTTAAATATGCTAGAAGTAAATATGCTATCTCCGATGTGGATATAAACTTACTAGACACAGATGTTGAGGAGGAGAAAGAGGTGTACGAAATTTATAAGCAAAGCTCATTAGCAAACGTAGCATCAGGCAAACCAAAATATCCGATAGACTCATATCAAAAAGCAGCAGTAATAATAGATAAACTTAAAAGAGGTATATTTAACACAGAAGATAACGATAACTCTCACTCTAACCTCTCAAGAGATCTAGTGGAGGCTCTTGATACTATTGGTAACAATAACATAAAAGGGATATATGTGGGGTGTAAGGAAAATGACTCTAAAGATGGAAATTTCAATGGAAAGACAATCCCCCCTCGCTTAGTTGGTCGTCTAGCCACCACCATAGTAATGGAAGATGGTCTATATATAGGATAA
- a CDS encoding thioredoxin reductase — translation MKKIAFIIIALLAVGLLLIINKGNLQDKGNLMDNTNTYTVIAPNGDKIEFDKKTNLIASKNAKNNTARLGEKSRMVLEARSILDSSPYKNYKPLYYNPKPNSLGQTDYLSFKPWLDISYKPSSTKISPWTKSEKAYYESLKDKRDRYIYLVKRSNLKCTMIDIPDDAIGRVDSNGKLTKPEYAEIYDEVNAHKGTLKSMLFSAEWGMCAGILGDTMGFSYGNEAGFKARDYQRIFLAAQLGVTKALKFLGDLFEYTTYDIGLNKNLQMAEEFRKIAKNPPLDEYGMMPYLDEIVGSYFVMDFNRGGIINNADGSLHKRLRKLVEDKGELLDPRDLDANETSREEFVNYIKSHMSEFQEEYGKGAFPNRWSEKDLSLYIDSALLEAKIMSLTPPEGYPNAPYYNTPEELTRLYEAGKLDKKLNPLTPVMYRDSFPEDLRQKILSYAKEHNIKD, via the coding sequence ATGAAGAAGATTGCATTTATCATCATAGCTCTTTTAGCAGTAGGATTACTATTAATAATAAACAAAGGAAATTTACAAGATAAAGGAAATTTAATGGATAACACTAATACATATACGGTTATAGCTCCAAATGGGGATAAGATAGAATTTGACAAAAAAACAAATTTAATAGCTTCTAAAAATGCAAAAAATAATACGGCACGCTTGGGAGAAAAATCTCGGATGGTTCTTGAAGCCCGCTCCATCCTAGACTCATCTCCATATAAAAACTATAAACCACTATACTATAACCCTAAACCAAATTCTCTAGGTCAAACAGACTATCTATCTTTTAAACCATGGCTAGACATTAGCTATAAACCAAGCTCTACTAAAATATCACCTTGGACTAAATCAGAAAAAGCCTACTATGAAAGTTTAAAAGATAAGAGAGATAGATATATCTATCTAGTAAAAAGAAGTAACCTAAAATGTACTATGATAGATATCCCAGATGATGCCATAGGAAGAGTAGATAGTAATGGCAAACTAACTAAACCAGAGTATGCTGAAATTTATGATGAAGTAAATGCTCATAAAGGCACATTAAAATCAATGCTCTTTTCTGCAGAGTGGGGAATGTGTGCAGGGATACTTGGAGATACTATGGGGTTCTCATATGGAAATGAAGCAGGTTTTAAAGCAAGGGATTATCAAAGAATTTTCTTGGCAGCCCAGCTAGGAGTAACAAAGGCTTTAAAATTTCTAGGTGATTTATTTGAATACACTACTTATGACATAGGTCTAAACAAAAATTTACAAATGGCTGAAGAATTTAGGAAAATAGCTAAAAATCCTCCACTAGATGAATATGGAATGATGCCTTATCTTGATGAGATAGTAGGGAGCTATTTCGTGATGGATTTTAATAGGGGTGGCATCATTAATAATGCAGATGGCTCGCTTCATAAACGCTTAAGAAAATTAGTAGAAGATAAAGGCGAGCTTCTTGACCCTAGAGACCTAGATGCAAATGAGACCAGTAGGGAAGAATTTGTAAATTATATTAAAAGTCACATGAGTGAATTTCAAGAGGAATATGGCAAAGGTGCTTTCCCTAATAGATGGAGTGAAAAAGATCTTTCTCTTTATATCGATTCTGCTCTCCTAGAAGCTAAAATAATGTCCCTAACCCCACCAGAGGGCTACCCAAATGCACCATACTACAACACACCAGAAGAGTTAACAAGACTATATGAGGCTGGTAAATTAGATAAAAAGCTAAATCCTCTAACACCAGTAATGTATAGAGATAGCTTCCCAGAAGATCTTAGGCAAAAGATCCTAAGCTATGCCAAAGAGCATAATATAAAGGATTGA
- the tssJ gene encoding type VI secretion system lipoprotein TssJ — MKKTFKFLCSLIFMLFIAGCAKDLIISNTPNSNLNYHGDNVPVTIIAYKLKDVAKFQQASIVDLAEKNGDILGQDKIDSIKTQIQPNTNRYAFTNVDPDEVPYVGILVLYADQSKTNIKAYKSTKEAKEKNIVFEITKNGVNTIDASSSNIQASK, encoded by the coding sequence ATGAAGAAAACGTTTAAATTTCTTTGTTCTTTAATTTTTATGCTATTTATCGCAGGATGTGCAAAAGATCTTATCATAAGCAACACCCCAAATTCAAACTTAAACTACCACGGTGACAACGTACCAGTGACTATCATCGCTTACAAGCTGAAAGATGTGGCAAAATTTCAGCAAGCTAGTATAGTTGATCTAGCCGAGAAAAATGGCGACATACTTGGTCAAGACAAGATAGACTCGATAAAAACGCAAATTCAGCCAAATACAAACAGATATGCTTTTACAAATGTCGATCCAGACGAAGTGCCATACGTAGGTATTTTGGTGCTTTATGCTGATCAAAGCAAGACAAATATCAAAGCTTATAAATCAACAAAAGAAGCAAAAGAGAAAAATATAGTTTTTGAGATAACTAAAAATGGCGTAAATACGATAGACGCTAGCAGCTCTAATATTCAAGCAAGCAAATAA
- the tssK gene encoding type VI secretion system baseplate subunit TssK, with amino-acid sequence MSDKLKVVWYNGMNVDKVHFEQQERYFERNLNLKTVSSLSNLYGVLELDISSELLLQGKIGLNKISCISQDGTIFNAPDQDDLPEPFEISPSELNSAVIVLKLPVSSGLVDVSLQNNLPNLKFTAKQALISSRVHDEASNDILNELDDKDDFELSSAFTQDKENLILASQRSALGVLGSKTPYDLSVPICRIKNIDLNKQITLDEKFIPTCIDISKNSFITSFIDEFSFATKQHQESYTGLLGGIDQAKNRLDISTYLTLNMLKKWHLIFSYLFKRDKIHPEYLYEKLVDFQADLLALSHDDSFSEFIAYDHNNLSQTFVPLINNLRLLFSHILSPKYVMAQIVKNNHGFFDCVFDNPSIIENSEIYFAIHSDTKNEYLLKNFKEQCKIHTQSNIKSIVSSQLRGINVEQISAIPSTLPKLNDYIYYKIDKKDEIFKSFANQSVISVYITANLSNADIKMWALL; translated from the coding sequence ATGTCTGATAAACTAAAAGTTGTCTGGTACAACGGGATGAACGTTGATAAGGTTCATTTCGAGCAGCAAGAGAGGTATTTTGAGAGAAATTTAAACCTAAAAACCGTCTCGTCTTTATCAAATTTATATGGAGTTTTGGAGCTTGATATCTCAAGCGAGCTTTTGCTTCAAGGCAAGATAGGGCTAAATAAAATTTCTTGCATCTCACAAGATGGTACGATATTTAACGCCCCAGATCAAGACGACCTACCAGAGCCTTTTGAGATAAGTCCTAGCGAGCTAAATTCTGCTGTCATAGTGCTAAAGCTGCCAGTTAGCTCAGGACTTGTTGATGTTAGCTTGCAAAACAACCTGCCAAACCTAAAATTTACAGCTAAACAAGCGCTCATTAGCTCAAGAGTGCATGATGAAGCTAGTAATGATATCTTGAACGAGCTAGATGATAAAGACGACTTTGAGCTTTCATCTGCTTTCACGCAGGATAAAGAAAATTTGATCCTAGCAAGCCAAAGATCGGCTCTAGGAGTGCTTGGCTCAAAGACGCCTTATGATCTTAGCGTGCCTATTTGCAGGATAAAAAACATAGACCTAAACAAACAAATAACGCTTGATGAGAAATTTATCCCAACTTGCATCGATATCAGTAAAAATTCTTTCATCACTAGCTTTATAGATGAGTTTAGCTTTGCTACAAAGCAGCACCAAGAGAGCTATACTGGGCTTTTAGGTGGCATAGATCAGGCGAAAAATAGGCTTGATATTTCAACATATTTGACGCTAAATATGCTGAAAAAATGGCACTTGATATTCTCATATCTTTTCAAAAGAGATAAAATTCATCCAGAGTATCTATATGAAAAGCTAGTTGATTTTCAAGCTGATCTGCTAGCTCTAAGTCACGATGATAGTTTTAGCGAATTTATAGCTTATGATCACAACAACTTAAGTCAAACTTTCGTACCGTTAATAAACAATCTTAGGCTTTTGTTCTCGCATATCTTGTCGCCAAAATACGTCATGGCACAGATTGTTAAAAACAATCACGGCTTTTTTGACTGCGTCTTTGATAACCCAAGCATCATAGAAAACTCAGAAATTTACTTTGCTATCCATAGCGATACAAAAAATGAGTACCTGCTTAAAAATTTCAAAGAGCAGTGCAAAATCCACACCCAATCAAACATCAAAAGTATCGTCTCATCACAGCTTCGCGGCATAAATGTAGAGCAAATTTCAGCTATACCTAGTACATTGCCAAAGCTAAATGACTATATCTACTACAAGATCGATAAAAAAGATGAAATTTTCAAAAGCTTCGCAAATCAAAGCGTTATTAGCGTCTATATAACAGCAAATTTATCAAACGCTGACATTAAGATGTGGGCTTTATTATAA